CGCTACCAGGAGACGGTGCGCGGCCTGATCCGGGACGCGCAGGAGGCCGGGGTCTTCGCCGCCGTCGCCTCCCCGGAGATCGTCTCCTGGTCCATCTTCGGGGTGACCAACTCCCTGCACACCTGGTACCGCCCCGACGGGCCCAAGGCCGCCGCGGCGATCGCCAAGGAACTCGCCGACCTGGTCCTCACCGGGCTGCGCCGCTGACCCGCCGTCAGCCGTGCACACACCGGCCGTCGACGAGGCGGATGTGGGTCTCCACGTGACCCCCTTCGGCGAGCGGCGTCTCCGCCAGGACCCGGCGCACGTCCGCGGCGCCGACGCCCAGCCCGTCGAGCACCCGGCGGCCGCCTGCGGTGCCGTGCTCGGCCAGGGCCAGCAGCAGGTCACCGGACCGGATGAGACGGTCGCCGTCGGCGGGCGCCTGCCTCGCCAGCACTCCCACGAGCGCCCGCACCGCCGGGTCCAGCTGCATCGCCACCCGCCGGATGAGCCAGCCCCGGCCGCACGCGCGCCGCACCTCGGCGTCCAGCACCTCGACCGTCAGCCCGAGCGAGGCGAGCGCCCGCGCGCTGGTCGTCTCCGGGCAGCCGGCCAGGCCGAGCAGCAGGTGCTCGGTGCGGGTGGCGGAACGGCCGTACGCGCCGGCCTGCATCATGCCCACCAGGCAGGCGACGCGCGCACCGGGGCTGAGCCGGGGCACGGCCAGGCCGGGCCCGCTCCTGCGCAGCGCGACGGCGCCCGTTCCTTCGGCTCCGGAGATCATGCCCGGCACCGTGCCACGTCCGCATCGCGCTCGCCATGGCCGAACCGCCGCCTCGATCTCCACCGTCCGGTGGATCAACGGTTTCTCGATGGCGTCCGGTCAGGTCGCGATGGGAACATGCCGCCATGACGTCCCCCGAGAACCCGGCTGCGCGCCCCCGGCGGCGGCCCGCCCGGCCCGGCACTCACGGCGTGCCGCTGCCCGACATCGAGTGGATCACTCTCGCCGTGTACGACAACGTGACCGGCTGTCCGCGTCCGGTTGAGGCCGTGCTGGCCTGACTGCGGGAGCGCGGCATCGACTGGATGCCCTTCGGCGATCACCAGCTCCGGGTGGACCTGATATGCGGCCGTGACGAACACGGTCGGCCCCACGG
The Catellatospora sp. IY07-71 DNA segment above includes these coding regions:
- a CDS encoding Clp protease N-terminal domain-containing protein, which produces MISGAEGTGAVALRRSGPGLAVPRLSPGARVACLVGMMQAGAYGRSATRTEHLLLGLAGCPETTSARALASLGLTVEVLDAEVRRACGRGWLIRRVAMQLDPAVRALVGVLARQAPADGDRLIRSGDLLLALAEHGTAGGRRVLDGLGVGAADVRRVLAETPLAEGGHVETHIRLVDGRCVHG